A section of the Sebastes fasciatus isolate fSebFas1 chromosome 5, fSebFas1.pri, whole genome shotgun sequence genome encodes:
- the tcf3b gene encoding transcription factor 3b isoform X16: MNEQQQRMAAVGTDKELNDLLDFSAMFAPPVANGKNRTMTLASSQFGGSAIDERSGSGSWGSAEQNSPSFSQGRGYGEGSHYSEHEGLSSPFISTGVAGKNDRPPYPPFGSQPGFLPSEIAMPSPDAMSPSGLKTGSQFYPSYPNNPRRRPPDGGIETQPKKIRKPPGLPSSVYASTSGDEYARDNGGYPGAKPGAVYPGSFYMQEDPWSSSGYSAMLGNSPHIGQPGSFSAINPQDRMNYPLHSSEVNGFHSAPTTYNHAPAAINGEGIMASRGTTAGSSGDEIGKALASIYPSDHNSNNFSSAPSTPGSPQAIAGAQSQWQRPTSPNYEGPPHTLSKMEDRLEEAIHVLRSHAVGQGLEGAPDMHSLLSSLQNGLGGLSPAFPNASLALSNRHPAMGGKHEEPTGLPPSSTLLHGHHASGPTPPVGQPEGFTSLPGLARSSHSSSSSDIKREDKEDDENSSADKSDDEKKDAKAARQRRKEALTLQMLSSLSDQKDDLDDEEDDEDLPPEVKLEREKERRVANNARERLRVRDINEAFKELGRMCQLHLSHDKPQTKLLILHQAVNVILNLEQQVRERNLNPKAACLKRREEEKVSGVVGEAAMQLSGGHPSMGGDGHNPVGHM, translated from the exons CAATAGATGAGCGCAGCGGCTCTGGGTCTTGGGGCTCCGCAGAACAGAACAGCCCCTCTTTCAGCCAAGGACGG GGCTATGGCGAAGGATCCCACTACAGTGAGCATGAAGGCTTGTCCTCTCCGTTTATTAGTACAGGGGTTGCAG GTAAAAATGACAGGCCACCGTACCCTCCCTTTGGAAGCCAG CCTGGTTTTCTTCCTAGCGAAATAGCGATGCCCAGCCCAGATGCCATGTCGCCCTCTGGCCTGAAAACTGGCTCCCAGTTTTACCCGTCATACCCCAACAACCCCAGGAGAAGGCCGCCTGATGGAGGTATAG AAACCCAGCCAAAGAAGATTCGGAAACCCCCTGGCCTGCCGTCCTCG GTGTATGCTTCCACATCTGGTGATGAGTATGCAAGAGACAATGGAGGATATCCTGGTGCTAAGCCTGGAGCAGTCTACCCTGGTTCTTTCTATATGCAAG AAGACCCCTGGTCGTCTTCTGGCTACTCTGCCATGCTGGGTAACTCTCCTCACATTGGACAGCCAGGCTCCTTCTCTGCAATTAACCCACAGGACAGGATG AACtatcctctgcacagcagcgAAGTCAACGGCTTCCACTCAGCCCCCACCACCTACAACCACGCACCCGCCGCCATCAACGGAGAAGGCATCATGG CCAGCCGAGGCACCACAGCTGGCAGTTCAGGAGATGAAATTGGGAAGGCTCTTGCCTCA ATTTACCCGTCGGACCACAACAGTAATAACTTCTCCTCAGCTCCATCTACTCCTGGATCTCCTCAGGCCATCGCAG GAGCTCAGTCTCAGTGGCAAAGACCAACCTCACCCAACTATGAAGGGCCGCCACACACACTG AGTAAAATGGAGGACCGTTTGGAGGAGGCCATCCATGTACTGCGTAGCCATGCTGTGGGTCAGGGCTTAGAGGGCGCCCCCGACATGCACAGCCTGCTGTCCTCCTTACAAAACGGCCTCGGGGGCCTCTCTCCAGCTTTCCCAAATGCAAGCCTCGCCCTCAGCAACAGACATCCTGCTATG GGAGGGAAACACGAGGAGCCCACAGGCCTTCCTCCCAGCAGCACTCTTCTGCACGGTCATCACGCATCCGGACCCACACCGCCAGTTGGTCAACCAGAAGGCTTTACCA GTCTCCCTGGATTGGCCCGCTCCTCGCACTCCTCCAGCAGCTCAGACATCAAAAGAGAAGATAAAGAGGACGATGAAAACTCATCTGCAGACAAATCCGACGACGAAAAGAAGGACGCCAAGGCAGCACGCCAACGACG aaaGGAGGCGTTGACCCTCCAGATGCTCTCTAGCCTTTCAGACCAGAAAGATGA TCTGGACGACGAAGAAGATGACGAGGACCTTCCCCCCGAGGTGAAGCTGGAGCGCGAGAAGGAACGGCGAGTGGCTAACAATGCCCGCGAGCGTCTCAGAGTACGGGACATCAACGAGGCATTTAAGGAGCTTGGGAGGATGTGCCAGCTGCACCTAAGCCACGACAAACCTCAGACCAAACTTCTCATCCTGCACCAAGCCGTCAATGTCATCCTCAATTTAGAACAGCAAGTCAGAG AGCGTAACCTTAACCCCAAGGCAGCATGTTTAAAACGCCGTGAGGAGGAGAAGGTGTCCGGGGTGGTGGGTGAAGCAGCCATGCAGCTCTCAGGAGGCCATCCTAGTATGGGAGGAGATGGCCACAACCCAGTTGGCCACATGTAA
- the tcf3b gene encoding transcription factor 3b isoform X6 has product MNEQQQRMAAVGTDKELNDLLDFSAMFAPPVANGKNRTMTLASSQFGGSAIDERSGSGSWGSAEQNSPSFSQGRGYGEGSHYSEHEGLSSPFISTGVAGKNDRPPYPPFGSQPGFLPSEIAMPSPDAMSPSGLKTGSQFYPSYPNNPRRRPPDGGIETQPKKIRKPPGLPSSVYASTSGDEYARDNGGYPGAKPGAVYPGSFYMQEDPWSSSGYSAMLGNSPHIGQPGSFSAINPQDRMKRQPLPLSPQNYPLHSSEVNGFHSAPTTYNHAPAAINGEGIMASRGTTAGSSGDEIGKALASIYPSDHNSNNFSSAPSTPGSPQAIAGAQSQWQRPTSPNYEGPPHTLQSKMEDRLEEAIHVLRSHAVGQGLEGAPDMHSLLSSLQNGLGGLSPAFPNASLALSNRHPAMGGKHEEPTGLPPSSTLLHGHHASGPTPPVGQPEGFTSLPGLARSSHSSSSSDIKREDKEDDENSSADKSDDEKKDAKAARQRRKEALTLQMLSSLSDQKDDLDDEEDDEDLPPEVKLEREKERRVANNARERLRVRDINEAFKELGRMCQLHLSHDKPQTKLLILHQAVNVILNLEQQVRERNLNPKAACLKRREEEKVSGVVGEAAMQLSGGHPSMGGDGHNPVGHM; this is encoded by the exons CAATAGATGAGCGCAGCGGCTCTGGGTCTTGGGGCTCCGCAGAACAGAACAGCCCCTCTTTCAGCCAAGGACGG GGCTATGGCGAAGGATCCCACTACAGTGAGCATGAAGGCTTGTCCTCTCCGTTTATTAGTACAGGGGTTGCAG GTAAAAATGACAGGCCACCGTACCCTCCCTTTGGAAGCCAG CCTGGTTTTCTTCCTAGCGAAATAGCGATGCCCAGCCCAGATGCCATGTCGCCCTCTGGCCTGAAAACTGGCTCCCAGTTTTACCCGTCATACCCCAACAACCCCAGGAGAAGGCCGCCTGATGGAGGTATAG AAACCCAGCCAAAGAAGATTCGGAAACCCCCTGGCCTGCCGTCCTCG GTGTATGCTTCCACATCTGGTGATGAGTATGCAAGAGACAATGGAGGATATCCTGGTGCTAAGCCTGGAGCAGTCTACCCTGGTTCTTTCTATATGCAAG AAGACCCCTGGTCGTCTTCTGGCTACTCTGCCATGCTGGGTAACTCTCCTCACATTGGACAGCCAGGCTCCTTCTCTGCAATTAACCCACAGGACAGGATG AAGCGTCAACCCCTGCCTCTGTCCCCACAGAACtatcctctgcacagcagcgAAGTCAACGGCTTCCACTCAGCCCCCACCACCTACAACCACGCACCCGCCGCCATCAACGGAGAAGGCATCATGG CCAGCCGAGGCACCACAGCTGGCAGTTCAGGAGATGAAATTGGGAAGGCTCTTGCCTCA ATTTACCCGTCGGACCACAACAGTAATAACTTCTCCTCAGCTCCATCTACTCCTGGATCTCCTCAGGCCATCGCAG GAGCTCAGTCTCAGTGGCAAAGACCAACCTCACCCAACTATGAAGGGCCGCCACACACACTG CAGAGTAAAATGGAGGACCGTTTGGAGGAGGCCATCCATGTACTGCGTAGCCATGCTGTGGGTCAGGGCTTAGAGGGCGCCCCCGACATGCACAGCCTGCTGTCCTCCTTACAAAACGGCCTCGGGGGCCTCTCTCCAGCTTTCCCAAATGCAAGCCTCGCCCTCAGCAACAGACATCCTGCTATG GGAGGGAAACACGAGGAGCCCACAGGCCTTCCTCCCAGCAGCACTCTTCTGCACGGTCATCACGCATCCGGACCCACACCGCCAGTTGGTCAACCAGAAGGCTTTACCA GTCTCCCTGGATTGGCCCGCTCCTCGCACTCCTCCAGCAGCTCAGACATCAAAAGAGAAGATAAAGAGGACGATGAAAACTCATCTGCAGACAAATCCGACGACGAAAAGAAGGACGCCAAGGCAGCACGCCAACGACG aaaGGAGGCGTTGACCCTCCAGATGCTCTCTAGCCTTTCAGACCAGAAAGATGA TCTGGACGACGAAGAAGATGACGAGGACCTTCCCCCCGAGGTGAAGCTGGAGCGCGAGAAGGAACGGCGAGTGGCTAACAATGCCCGCGAGCGTCTCAGAGTACGGGACATCAACGAGGCATTTAAGGAGCTTGGGAGGATGTGCCAGCTGCACCTAAGCCACGACAAACCTCAGACCAAACTTCTCATCCTGCACCAAGCCGTCAATGTCATCCTCAATTTAGAACAGCAAGTCAGAG AGCGTAACCTTAACCCCAAGGCAGCATGTTTAAAACGCCGTGAGGAGGAGAAGGTGTCCGGGGTGGTGGGTGAAGCAGCCATGCAGCTCTCAGGAGGCCATCCTAGTATGGGAGGAGATGGCCACAACCCAGTTGGCCACATGTAA
- the tcf3b gene encoding transcription factor 3b isoform X37, with protein sequence MFAPPVANGKNRTMTLASSQFGGSAIDERSGSGSWGSAEQNSPSFSQGRGYGEGSHYSEHEGLSSPFISTGVAGKNDRPPYPPFGSQPGFLPSEIAMPSPDAMSPSGLKTGSQFYPSYPNNPRRRPPDGGIETQPKKIRKPPGLPSSVYASTSGDEYARDNGGYPGAKPGAVYPGSFYMQEDPWSSSGYSAMLGNSPHIGQPGSFSAINPQDRMKRQPLPLSPQNYPLHSSEVNGFHSAPTTYNHAPAAINGEGIMASRGTTAGSSGDEIGKALASIYPSDHNSNNFSSAPSTPGSPQAIAGAQSQWQRPTSPNYEGPPHTLQSKMEDRLEEAIHVLRSHAVGQGLEGAPDMHSLLSSLQNGLGGLSPAFPNASLALSNRHPAMQGGKHEEPTGLPPSSTLLHGHHASGPTPPVGQPEGFTSLPGLARSSHSSSSSDIKREDKEDDENSSADKSDDEKKDAKAARQRRLDDEEDDEDLPPEVKLEREKERRVANNARERLRVRDINEAFKELGRMCQLHLSHDKPQTKLLILHQAVNVILNLEQQVRERNLNPKAACLKRREEEKVSGVVGEAAMQLSGGHPSMGGDGHNPVGHM encoded by the exons CAATAGATGAGCGCAGCGGCTCTGGGTCTTGGGGCTCCGCAGAACAGAACAGCCCCTCTTTCAGCCAAGGACGG GGCTATGGCGAAGGATCCCACTACAGTGAGCATGAAGGCTTGTCCTCTCCGTTTATTAGTACAGGGGTTGCAG GTAAAAATGACAGGCCACCGTACCCTCCCTTTGGAAGCCAG CCTGGTTTTCTTCCTAGCGAAATAGCGATGCCCAGCCCAGATGCCATGTCGCCCTCTGGCCTGAAAACTGGCTCCCAGTTTTACCCGTCATACCCCAACAACCCCAGGAGAAGGCCGCCTGATGGAGGTATAG AAACCCAGCCAAAGAAGATTCGGAAACCCCCTGGCCTGCCGTCCTCG GTGTATGCTTCCACATCTGGTGATGAGTATGCAAGAGACAATGGAGGATATCCTGGTGCTAAGCCTGGAGCAGTCTACCCTGGTTCTTTCTATATGCAAG AAGACCCCTGGTCGTCTTCTGGCTACTCTGCCATGCTGGGTAACTCTCCTCACATTGGACAGCCAGGCTCCTTCTCTGCAATTAACCCACAGGACAGGATG AAGCGTCAACCCCTGCCTCTGTCCCCACAGAACtatcctctgcacagcagcgAAGTCAACGGCTTCCACTCAGCCCCCACCACCTACAACCACGCACCCGCCGCCATCAACGGAGAAGGCATCATGG CCAGCCGAGGCACCACAGCTGGCAGTTCAGGAGATGAAATTGGGAAGGCTCTTGCCTCA ATTTACCCGTCGGACCACAACAGTAATAACTTCTCCTCAGCTCCATCTACTCCTGGATCTCCTCAGGCCATCGCAG GAGCTCAGTCTCAGTGGCAAAGACCAACCTCACCCAACTATGAAGGGCCGCCACACACACTG CAGAGTAAAATGGAGGACCGTTTGGAGGAGGCCATCCATGTACTGCGTAGCCATGCTGTGGGTCAGGGCTTAGAGGGCGCCCCCGACATGCACAGCCTGCTGTCCTCCTTACAAAACGGCCTCGGGGGCCTCTCTCCAGCTTTCCCAAATGCAAGCCTCGCCCTCAGCAACAGACATCCTGCTATG CAGGGAGGGAAACACGAGGAGCCCACAGGCCTTCCTCCCAGCAGCACTCTTCTGCACGGTCATCACGCATCCGGACCCACACCGCCAGTTGGTCAACCAGAAGGCTTTACCA GTCTCCCTGGATTGGCCCGCTCCTCGCACTCCTCCAGCAGCTCAGACATCAAAAGAGAAGATAAAGAGGACGATGAAAACTCATCTGCAGACAAATCCGACGACGAAAAGAAGGACGCCAAGGCAGCACGCCAACGACG TCTGGACGACGAAGAAGATGACGAGGACCTTCCCCCCGAGGTGAAGCTGGAGCGCGAGAAGGAACGGCGAGTGGCTAACAATGCCCGCGAGCGTCTCAGAGTACGGGACATCAACGAGGCATTTAAGGAGCTTGGGAGGATGTGCCAGCTGCACCTAAGCCACGACAAACCTCAGACCAAACTTCTCATCCTGCACCAAGCCGTCAATGTCATCCTCAATTTAGAACAGCAAGTCAGAG AGCGTAACCTTAACCCCAAGGCAGCATGTTTAAAACGCCGTGAGGAGGAGAAGGTGTCCGGGGTGGTGGGTGAAGCAGCCATGCAGCTCTCAGGAGGCCATCCTAGTATGGGAGGAGATGGCCACAACCCAGTTGGCCACATGTAA
- the tcf3b gene encoding transcription factor 3b isoform X1 produces MNEQQQRMAAVGTDKELNDLLDFSAMFAPPVANGKNRTMTLASSQFGGSAIDERSGSGSWGSAEQNSPSFSQGRGYGEGSHYSEHEGLSSPFISTGVAGKNDRPPYPPFGSQPGFLPSEIAMPSPDAMSPSGLKTGSQFYPSYPNNPRRRPPDGGIETQPKKIRKPPGLPSSVYASTSGDEYARDNGGYPGAKPGAVYPGSFYMQEDPWSSSGYSAMLGNSPHIGQPGSFSAINPQDRMKRQPLPLSPQNYPLHSSEVNGFHSAPTTYNHAPAAINGEGIMASRGTTAGSSGDEIGKALASIYPSDHNSNNFSSAPSTPGSPQAIAGAQSQWQRPTSPNYEGPPHTLQSKMEDRLEEAIHVLRSHAVGQGLEGAPDMHSLLSSLQNGLGGLSPAFPNASLALSNRHPAMQGGKHEEPTGLPPSSTLLHGHHASGPTPPVGQPEGFTSLPGLARSSHSSSSSDIKREDKEDDENSSADKSDDEKKDAKAARQRRKEALTLQMLSSLSDQKDDSLDDEEDDEDLPPEVKLEREKERRVANNARERLRVRDINEAFKELGRMCQLHLSHDKPQTKLLILHQAVNVILNLEQQVRERNLNPKAACLKRREEEKVSGVVGEAAMQLSGGHPSMGGDGHNPVGHM; encoded by the exons CAATAGATGAGCGCAGCGGCTCTGGGTCTTGGGGCTCCGCAGAACAGAACAGCCCCTCTTTCAGCCAAGGACGG GGCTATGGCGAAGGATCCCACTACAGTGAGCATGAAGGCTTGTCCTCTCCGTTTATTAGTACAGGGGTTGCAG GTAAAAATGACAGGCCACCGTACCCTCCCTTTGGAAGCCAG CCTGGTTTTCTTCCTAGCGAAATAGCGATGCCCAGCCCAGATGCCATGTCGCCCTCTGGCCTGAAAACTGGCTCCCAGTTTTACCCGTCATACCCCAACAACCCCAGGAGAAGGCCGCCTGATGGAGGTATAG AAACCCAGCCAAAGAAGATTCGGAAACCCCCTGGCCTGCCGTCCTCG GTGTATGCTTCCACATCTGGTGATGAGTATGCAAGAGACAATGGAGGATATCCTGGTGCTAAGCCTGGAGCAGTCTACCCTGGTTCTTTCTATATGCAAG AAGACCCCTGGTCGTCTTCTGGCTACTCTGCCATGCTGGGTAACTCTCCTCACATTGGACAGCCAGGCTCCTTCTCTGCAATTAACCCACAGGACAGGATG AAGCGTCAACCCCTGCCTCTGTCCCCACAGAACtatcctctgcacagcagcgAAGTCAACGGCTTCCACTCAGCCCCCACCACCTACAACCACGCACCCGCCGCCATCAACGGAGAAGGCATCATGG CCAGCCGAGGCACCACAGCTGGCAGTTCAGGAGATGAAATTGGGAAGGCTCTTGCCTCA ATTTACCCGTCGGACCACAACAGTAATAACTTCTCCTCAGCTCCATCTACTCCTGGATCTCCTCAGGCCATCGCAG GAGCTCAGTCTCAGTGGCAAAGACCAACCTCACCCAACTATGAAGGGCCGCCACACACACTG CAGAGTAAAATGGAGGACCGTTTGGAGGAGGCCATCCATGTACTGCGTAGCCATGCTGTGGGTCAGGGCTTAGAGGGCGCCCCCGACATGCACAGCCTGCTGTCCTCCTTACAAAACGGCCTCGGGGGCCTCTCTCCAGCTTTCCCAAATGCAAGCCTCGCCCTCAGCAACAGACATCCTGCTATG CAGGGAGGGAAACACGAGGAGCCCACAGGCCTTCCTCCCAGCAGCACTCTTCTGCACGGTCATCACGCATCCGGACCCACACCGCCAGTTGGTCAACCAGAAGGCTTTACCA GTCTCCCTGGATTGGCCCGCTCCTCGCACTCCTCCAGCAGCTCAGACATCAAAAGAGAAGATAAAGAGGACGATGAAAACTCATCTGCAGACAAATCCGACGACGAAAAGAAGGACGCCAAGGCAGCACGCCAACGACG aaaGGAGGCGTTGACCCTCCAGATGCTCTCTAGCCTTTCAGACCAGAAAGATGA CAGTCTGGACGACGAAGAAGATGACGAGGACCTTCCCCCCGAGGTGAAGCTGGAGCGCGAGAAGGAACGGCGAGTGGCTAACAATGCCCGCGAGCGTCTCAGAGTACGGGACATCAACGAGGCATTTAAGGAGCTTGGGAGGATGTGCCAGCTGCACCTAAGCCACGACAAACCTCAGACCAAACTTCTCATCCTGCACCAAGCCGTCAATGTCATCCTCAATTTAGAACAGCAAGTCAGAG AGCGTAACCTTAACCCCAAGGCAGCATGTTTAAAACGCCGTGAGGAGGAGAAGGTGTCCGGGGTGGTGGGTGAAGCAGCCATGCAGCTCTCAGGAGGCCATCCTAGTATGGGAGGAGATGGCCACAACCCAGTTGGCCACATGTAA
- the tcf3b gene encoding transcription factor 3b isoform X26 has translation MNEQQQRMAAVGTDKELNDLLDFSAMFAPPVANGKNRTMTLASSQFGGSAIDERSGSGSWGSAEQNSPSFSQGRGYGEGSHYSEHEGLSSPFISTGVAGKNDRPPYPPFGSQPGFLPSEIAMPSPDAMSPSGLKTGSQFYPSYPNNPRRRPPDGGIETQPKKIRKPPGLPSSVYASTSGDEYARDNGGYPGAKPGAVYPGSFYMQEDPWSSSGYSAMLGNSPHIGQPGSFSAINPQDRMNYPLHSSEVNGFHSAPTTYNHAPAAINGEGIMASRGTTAGSSGDEIGKALASIYPSDHNSNNFSSAPSTPGSPQAIAGAQSQWQRPTSPNYEGPPHTLQSKMEDRLEEAIHVLRSHAVGQGLEGAPDMHSLLSSLQNGLGGLSPAFPNASLALSNRHPAMGGKHEEPTGLPPSSTLLHGHHASGPTPPVGQPEGFTSLPGLARSSHSSSSSDIKREDKEDDENSSADKSDDEKKDAKAARQRRLDDEEDDEDLPPEVKLEREKERRVANNARERLRVRDINEAFKELGRMCQLHLSHDKPQTKLLILHQAVNVILNLEQQVRERNLNPKAACLKRREEEKVSGVVGEAAMQLSGGHPSMGGDGHNPVGHM, from the exons CAATAGATGAGCGCAGCGGCTCTGGGTCTTGGGGCTCCGCAGAACAGAACAGCCCCTCTTTCAGCCAAGGACGG GGCTATGGCGAAGGATCCCACTACAGTGAGCATGAAGGCTTGTCCTCTCCGTTTATTAGTACAGGGGTTGCAG GTAAAAATGACAGGCCACCGTACCCTCCCTTTGGAAGCCAG CCTGGTTTTCTTCCTAGCGAAATAGCGATGCCCAGCCCAGATGCCATGTCGCCCTCTGGCCTGAAAACTGGCTCCCAGTTTTACCCGTCATACCCCAACAACCCCAGGAGAAGGCCGCCTGATGGAGGTATAG AAACCCAGCCAAAGAAGATTCGGAAACCCCCTGGCCTGCCGTCCTCG GTGTATGCTTCCACATCTGGTGATGAGTATGCAAGAGACAATGGAGGATATCCTGGTGCTAAGCCTGGAGCAGTCTACCCTGGTTCTTTCTATATGCAAG AAGACCCCTGGTCGTCTTCTGGCTACTCTGCCATGCTGGGTAACTCTCCTCACATTGGACAGCCAGGCTCCTTCTCTGCAATTAACCCACAGGACAGGATG AACtatcctctgcacagcagcgAAGTCAACGGCTTCCACTCAGCCCCCACCACCTACAACCACGCACCCGCCGCCATCAACGGAGAAGGCATCATGG CCAGCCGAGGCACCACAGCTGGCAGTTCAGGAGATGAAATTGGGAAGGCTCTTGCCTCA ATTTACCCGTCGGACCACAACAGTAATAACTTCTCCTCAGCTCCATCTACTCCTGGATCTCCTCAGGCCATCGCAG GAGCTCAGTCTCAGTGGCAAAGACCAACCTCACCCAACTATGAAGGGCCGCCACACACACTG CAGAGTAAAATGGAGGACCGTTTGGAGGAGGCCATCCATGTACTGCGTAGCCATGCTGTGGGTCAGGGCTTAGAGGGCGCCCCCGACATGCACAGCCTGCTGTCCTCCTTACAAAACGGCCTCGGGGGCCTCTCTCCAGCTTTCCCAAATGCAAGCCTCGCCCTCAGCAACAGACATCCTGCTATG GGAGGGAAACACGAGGAGCCCACAGGCCTTCCTCCCAGCAGCACTCTTCTGCACGGTCATCACGCATCCGGACCCACACCGCCAGTTGGTCAACCAGAAGGCTTTACCA GTCTCCCTGGATTGGCCCGCTCCTCGCACTCCTCCAGCAGCTCAGACATCAAAAGAGAAGATAAAGAGGACGATGAAAACTCATCTGCAGACAAATCCGACGACGAAAAGAAGGACGCCAAGGCAGCACGCCAACGACG TCTGGACGACGAAGAAGATGACGAGGACCTTCCCCCCGAGGTGAAGCTGGAGCGCGAGAAGGAACGGCGAGTGGCTAACAATGCCCGCGAGCGTCTCAGAGTACGGGACATCAACGAGGCATTTAAGGAGCTTGGGAGGATGTGCCAGCTGCACCTAAGCCACGACAAACCTCAGACCAAACTTCTCATCCTGCACCAAGCCGTCAATGTCATCCTCAATTTAGAACAGCAAGTCAGAG AGCGTAACCTTAACCCCAAGGCAGCATGTTTAAAACGCCGTGAGGAGGAGAAGGTGTCCGGGGTGGTGGGTGAAGCAGCCATGCAGCTCTCAGGAGGCCATCCTAGTATGGGAGGAGATGGCCACAACCCAGTTGGCCACATGTAA
- the tcf3b gene encoding transcription factor 3b isoform X8, with translation MNEQQQRMAAVGTDKELNDLLDFSAMFAPPVANGKNRTMTLASSQFGGSAIDERSGSGSWGSAEQNSPSFSQGRGYGEGSHYSEHEGLSSPFISTGVAGKNDRPPYPPFGSQPGFLPSEIAMPSPDAMSPSGLKTGSQFYPSYPNNPRRRPPDGGIETQPKKIRKPPGLPSSVYASTSGDEYARDNGGYPGAKPGAVYPGSFYMQEDPWSSSGYSAMLGNSPHIGQPGSFSAINPQDRMNYPLHSSEVNGFHSAPTTYNHAPAAINGEGIMASRGTTAGSSGDEIGKALASIYPSDHNSNNFSSAPSTPGSPQAIAGAQSQWQRPTSPNYEGPPHTLQSKMEDRLEEAIHVLRSHAVGQGLEGAPDMHSLLSSLQNGLGGLSPAFPNASLALSNRHPAMQGGKHEEPTGLPPSSTLLHGHHASGPTPPVGQPEGFTSLPGLARSSHSSSSSDIKREDKEDDENSSADKSDDEKKDAKAARQRRKEALTLQMLSSLSDQKDDLDDEEDDEDLPPEVKLEREKERRVANNARERLRVRDINEAFKELGRMCQLHLSHDKPQTKLLILHQAVNVILNLEQQVRERNLNPKAACLKRREEEKVSGVVGEAAMQLSGGHPSMGGDGHNPVGHM, from the exons CAATAGATGAGCGCAGCGGCTCTGGGTCTTGGGGCTCCGCAGAACAGAACAGCCCCTCTTTCAGCCAAGGACGG GGCTATGGCGAAGGATCCCACTACAGTGAGCATGAAGGCTTGTCCTCTCCGTTTATTAGTACAGGGGTTGCAG GTAAAAATGACAGGCCACCGTACCCTCCCTTTGGAAGCCAG CCTGGTTTTCTTCCTAGCGAAATAGCGATGCCCAGCCCAGATGCCATGTCGCCCTCTGGCCTGAAAACTGGCTCCCAGTTTTACCCGTCATACCCCAACAACCCCAGGAGAAGGCCGCCTGATGGAGGTATAG AAACCCAGCCAAAGAAGATTCGGAAACCCCCTGGCCTGCCGTCCTCG GTGTATGCTTCCACATCTGGTGATGAGTATGCAAGAGACAATGGAGGATATCCTGGTGCTAAGCCTGGAGCAGTCTACCCTGGTTCTTTCTATATGCAAG AAGACCCCTGGTCGTCTTCTGGCTACTCTGCCATGCTGGGTAACTCTCCTCACATTGGACAGCCAGGCTCCTTCTCTGCAATTAACCCACAGGACAGGATG AACtatcctctgcacagcagcgAAGTCAACGGCTTCCACTCAGCCCCCACCACCTACAACCACGCACCCGCCGCCATCAACGGAGAAGGCATCATGG CCAGCCGAGGCACCACAGCTGGCAGTTCAGGAGATGAAATTGGGAAGGCTCTTGCCTCA ATTTACCCGTCGGACCACAACAGTAATAACTTCTCCTCAGCTCCATCTACTCCTGGATCTCCTCAGGCCATCGCAG GAGCTCAGTCTCAGTGGCAAAGACCAACCTCACCCAACTATGAAGGGCCGCCACACACACTG CAGAGTAAAATGGAGGACCGTTTGGAGGAGGCCATCCATGTACTGCGTAGCCATGCTGTGGGTCAGGGCTTAGAGGGCGCCCCCGACATGCACAGCCTGCTGTCCTCCTTACAAAACGGCCTCGGGGGCCTCTCTCCAGCTTTCCCAAATGCAAGCCTCGCCCTCAGCAACAGACATCCTGCTATG CAGGGAGGGAAACACGAGGAGCCCACAGGCCTTCCTCCCAGCAGCACTCTTCTGCACGGTCATCACGCATCCGGACCCACACCGCCAGTTGGTCAACCAGAAGGCTTTACCA GTCTCCCTGGATTGGCCCGCTCCTCGCACTCCTCCAGCAGCTCAGACATCAAAAGAGAAGATAAAGAGGACGATGAAAACTCATCTGCAGACAAATCCGACGACGAAAAGAAGGACGCCAAGGCAGCACGCCAACGACG aaaGGAGGCGTTGACCCTCCAGATGCTCTCTAGCCTTTCAGACCAGAAAGATGA TCTGGACGACGAAGAAGATGACGAGGACCTTCCCCCCGAGGTGAAGCTGGAGCGCGAGAAGGAACGGCGAGTGGCTAACAATGCCCGCGAGCGTCTCAGAGTACGGGACATCAACGAGGCATTTAAGGAGCTTGGGAGGATGTGCCAGCTGCACCTAAGCCACGACAAACCTCAGACCAAACTTCTCATCCTGCACCAAGCCGTCAATGTCATCCTCAATTTAGAACAGCAAGTCAGAG AGCGTAACCTTAACCCCAAGGCAGCATGTTTAAAACGCCGTGAGGAGGAGAAGGTGTCCGGGGTGGTGGGTGAAGCAGCCATGCAGCTCTCAGGAGGCCATCCTAGTATGGGAGGAGATGGCCACAACCCAGTTGGCCACATGTAA